The genomic region AAATACACCCGCTTCTCTCCATTTTGCACCAAATACCATTTCTACTAATTGCGGTCCAAATAATAGTACGATTACTATTGGTATGAAACCTATTATACATAACTTTTTCACCGTTGCTATATAAGTCACAATTAATGCATTATTATTTTTTTTATAAGCATCTGATGCCTCCTGATAATAAACTTTAGAAAAAGAGTCACCTAACAACTGCATAGGCTTTCTCATAATCCTATATGATAATGCATACAGCCCAACATATTCTGGTCCAAAAGATTTTGCAATCATAAATATAGGTAGTTCCAATGAAAGTTTATTCATAAATGTCATGGGAGCATTAATTAACGGGAATTTTTTGTATTCTGTTATTGTATTTTTAATTTTAAATTTATCAACATCGTCAAATCTTAAATGACTATTCCTAATACTTAATAAAATATTTACTATTTGACCTGATAAATAACTGATAAATAAACCTAAAAAGGAAGGGTGAACCATTCCTAACGATAAAGAAGAGCTTTGAGTTACAGTAGTTTCTGCTATTTTTACTTTTGACAACTTACCATACATTTTGTTATTCACTAGAACCCATTGTAGAATCTGTGCCATACCACCAATTAAGATTCCTAAACAGACAAGGAATAAATAGGGTAGCAATTCAGTAGCATCTAATAAAGATAACACAAACTCGCCTGCAATTAGAAACACAATTGATATCAATAGTGTTACTATTATAAGAATTAATATCGATAATAAAATAACAACTCTTGAATCTTCACTTTTTCTAGGAAGAACGATTGCCATTTCATACTTTAGCGATGTCACTGCAGTGAATAATGTAATAACAGAAATTATTAATTGAAACGTTCCATAATCTTCGGTTGAATAAATTCTAGTAACAAGAGGAAGTACTATAAAGGTGATTAGAGTTGATAAACTTGTACCAGTAAACAGTTTTAATATATTTTTATTAAAATCACTTTGGAAAATATTCGCTATAACGCTTTTCACCCTAAAGTATCTCCTTTAAATATATTGAAATAACAATTTCAAAATTTATATTGTATATACCTATTGTTACAGACTACTAGTTTTTAATATCTAATAATGTGTTATTTATCATTTGTGACA from Virgibacillus sp. MSP4-1 harbors:
- a CDS encoding lipopolysaccharide biosynthesis protein; amino-acid sequence: MKSVIANIFQSDFNKNILKLFTGTSLSTLITFIVLPLVTRIYSTEDYGTFQLIISVITLFTAVTSLKYEMAIVLPRKSEDSRVVILLSILILIIVTLLISIVFLIAGEFVLSLLDATELLPYLFLVCLGILIGGMAQILQWVLVNNKMYGKLSKVKIAETTVTQSSSLSLGMVHPSFLGLFISYLSGQIVNILLSIRNSHLRFDDVDKFKIKNTITEYKKFPLINAPMTFMNKLSLELPIFMIAKSFGPEYVGLYALSYRIMRKPMQLLGDSFSKVYYQEASDAYKKNNNALIVTYIATVKKLCIIGFIPIVIVLLFGPQLVEMVFGAKWREAGVFLQILAFWNYFQFINSPISKTYSIINKQEIALSLILSSLIIRFLTMVLFDDTIYQFLIAVSIVTGGFYLFYNIGIYISLRRLK